A single region of the Bacteroides luhongzhouii genome encodes:
- the atpC gene encoding ATP synthase F1 subunit epsilon translates to MKELHLSIVSPEKSIFDGDVKIVTLPGMIGSFSILPGHAPIVSSLKAGTLSYTTMEGEEHTMDIQGGFVEMSDGTVSACVS, encoded by the coding sequence ATGAAAGAACTGCATTTGAGTATAGTATCGCCCGAAAAGAGCATATTCGACGGAGATGTGAAGATTGTCACATTGCCGGGCATGATCGGTTCGTTTTCTATTCTTCCGGGACATGCGCCCATTGTATCGTCGCTGAAAGCAGGAACATTGAGTTATACGACGATGGAGGGAGAAGAGCATACGATGGATATTCAGGGCGGTTTTGTCGAAATGAGTGACGGTACGGTTTCTGCTTGTGTTTCCTGA
- the atpD gene encoding F0F1 ATP synthase subunit beta: protein MSQIIGHISQVIGPVVDVYFEGTDAELVLPSIHDALEIKRPNGKILVVEVQQHIGENTVRTVAMDSTDGLQRGMKVYPTGGPITMPIGEQIKGRLMNVVGDSIDGMKGLNRDGAYSIHRDPPKFEDLTTVQEVLFTGIKVIDLLEPYAKGGKIGLFGGAGVGKTVLIQELINNIAKKHNGFSVFAGVGERTREGNDLLREMIESGVIRYGEAFKESMEKGHWDLSKVDYNELEKSQVSLIFGQMNEPPGARASVALSGLTVAESFRDAGKEGEKRDILFFIDNIFRFTQAGSEVSALLGRMPSAVGYQPTLATEMGAMQERITSTRKGSITSVQAVYVPADDLTDPAPATTFSHLDATTVLDRKITELGIYPAVDPLASTSRILDPHIVGQEHYDIAQRVKQILQRNKELQDIISILGMEELSEEDKMVVNRARRVQRFLSQPFAVAEQFTGVPGVMVGIEDTIKGFKMILDGEVDYLPEQAFLNVGTIEEAIEKGKKLLEQAKK, encoded by the coding sequence ATGTCACAGATTATCGGACATATCTCGCAGGTCATCGGCCCTGTGGTCGATGTGTACTTTGAAGGTACGGATGCGGAACTGGTGCTGCCAAGCATCCACGACGCACTGGAGATAAAGAGGCCAAACGGCAAAATACTGGTTGTAGAAGTTCAGCAACATATCGGCGAAAATACGGTGCGTACTGTAGCGATGGATAGTACCGACGGACTTCAGAGAGGCATGAAAGTGTATCCCACCGGAGGCCCAATCACTATGCCGATAGGCGAACAGATTAAAGGACGACTGATGAACGTAGTCGGTGATTCGATCGACGGTATGAAAGGACTCAACCGCGATGGTGCGTATTCTATTCACCGCGACCCCCCTAAATTTGAGGATTTGACAACTGTGCAAGAGGTCCTCTTCACGGGTATCAAAGTAATCGACCTGCTCGAGCCGTATGCCAAAGGTGGTAAAATCGGTTTGTTCGGTGGTGCCGGTGTGGGAAAAACCGTATTGATCCAAGAGCTTATCAATAATATCGCCAAGAAACATAACGGATTCTCCGTATTTGCCGGAGTAGGTGAACGTACCCGTGAAGGTAATGACTTGCTGCGTGAAATGATCGAATCCGGCGTTATCCGTTATGGCGAAGCATTCAAGGAAAGCATGGAAAAAGGTCACTGGGATCTTTCGAAAGTAGATTATAACGAACTGGAGAAATCGCAAGTGTCGCTGATTTTTGGTCAGATGAACGAACCTCCGGGCGCACGTGCCTCTGTGGCACTGTCCGGACTGACAGTAGCGGAATCTTTCCGCGACGCCGGTAAAGAAGGTGAGAAACGCGATATCCTGTTCTTTATCGATAATATCTTCCGTTTCACGCAAGCAGGTTCGGAAGTGTCGGCCCTTTTGGGACGTATGCCCTCCGCCGTTGGTTACCAGCCTACGCTGGCCACGGAAATGGGTGCGATGCAGGAACGTATCACGTCTACCCGCAAAGGTTCTATCACCTCCGTACAAGCGGTGTATGTGCCTGCCGATGACTTGACCGATCCCGCTCCTGCAACGACTTTCAGCCACTTGGACGCGACTACCGTGCTCGATCGTAAGATCACCGAGTTGGGTATCTATCCGGCTGTCGATCCGTTGGCATCTACATCACGTATCCTCGACCCGCACATTGTAGGCCAGGAACATTACGACATTGCGCAGCGAGTGAAACAAATATTGCAGCGTAACAAGGAGTTACAGGATATTATCTCCATCCTCGGTATGGAAGAACTCTCGGAAGAAGACAAGATGGTAGTGAACCGCGCCCGCCGTGTGCAGCGTTTCCTTTCGCAACCGTTTGCCGTAGCCGAACAGTTTACAGGCGTTCCGGGCGTGATGGTGGGTATTGAAGATACCATCAAGGGATTCAAGATGATTCTGGACGGAGAAGTGGATTATCTTCCCGAACAGGCTTTCCTGAATGTCGGCACGATTGAGGAAGCAATAGAGAAAGGTAAGAAATTGCTGGAACAAGCGAAAAAATAA
- the purT gene encoding formate-dependent phosphoribosylglycinamide formyltransferase — MKKILLLGSGELGKEFVISAQRKGQHIIACDSYAGAPAMQVADEFEVFDMLNGEELERAVKKHQPDIIVPEIEAIRTERLYDFEKEGIQVVPSARAVNFTMNRKAIRDLAAKELGLKTAKYFYAKTLDELKEAAAKIGFPCVVKPLMSSSGKGQSLVKSADELEHAWEYGCSGSRGDIRELIIEEFIKFDSEITLLTVTQKNGPTLFCPPIGHVQKGGDYRESFQPAHIDPAHLKEAEEMAEKVTRALTGAGLWGVEFFLSHENGVYFSELSPRPHDTGMVTLAGTQNLNEFELHLRAVLGLPIPCIKQERIGASAVILSPIASQERPQYRGLEEVTKEEDTYLRIFGKPFTRVNRRMGVVLCYAPLDADLDALRDKAKRIAEKVEVY; from the coding sequence ATGAAGAAAATACTGTTACTAGGTTCTGGAGAACTAGGAAAAGAATTTGTAATTTCAGCTCAACGTAAAGGTCAGCACATCATTGCCTGCGACTCATACGCGGGAGCACCTGCTATGCAAGTGGCTGATGAATTTGAAGTATTCGATATGCTGAACGGTGAAGAACTGGAGCGAGCCGTAAAAAAACACCAGCCGGACATTATCGTTCCGGAGATTGAAGCAATCCGCACGGAACGTTTGTATGACTTCGAAAAAGAAGGCATCCAGGTAGTTCCCAGCGCCCGCGCCGTGAACTTCACAATGAATCGTAAAGCTATCCGCGACCTTGCCGCTAAAGAGCTCGGACTAAAAACTGCCAAATACTTCTATGCCAAAACATTGGACGAGCTGAAAGAAGCTGCCGCTAAAATCGGCTTCCCTTGTGTCGTTAAACCGCTAATGTCATCCTCCGGCAAAGGACAGTCGCTGGTGAAAAGCGCCGACGAACTCGAACATGCATGGGAATACGGATGCAGCGGAAGCCGTGGTGATATCCGCGAGCTTATCATTGAAGAATTTATCAAATTCGACAGCGAAATCACCCTGCTCACCGTTACTCAGAAGAACGGGCCTACCCTGTTCTGCCCTCCTATCGGACACGTGCAGAAAGGTGGCGATTATCGCGAAAGTTTCCAGCCTGCACACATCGATCCCGCACATTTGAAAGAAGCGGAAGAGATGGCAGAAAAAGTAACCCGTGCGCTGACAGGCGCAGGACTTTGGGGAGTTGAGTTCTTCCTAAGCCACGAAAACGGAGTCTATTTCTCCGAACTTTCTCCACGCCCCCACGATACCGGCATGGTGACTTTGGCAGGAACACAAAATCTGAATGAATTTGAATTGCATCTGCGTGCCGTGCTCGGTCTGCCTATTCCGTGCATCAAGCAAGAACGGATAGGCGCAAGTGCCGTCATTCTCTCTCCGATTGCCAGTCAGGAGCGCCCTCAATATCGTGGACTGGAAGAAGTGACCAAAGAAGAAGATACCTATCTCCGCATTTTCGGCAAACCGTTTACACGTGTCAACCGTCGTATGGGTGTGGTGCTTTGCTACGCTCCGCTCGATGCTGATTTGGATGCGTTGCGCGACAAGGCTAAGAGAATTGCAGAGAAAGTAGAAGTTTATTAA
- a CDS encoding GNAT family N-acetyltransferase, whose translation MNRIRQVNLSDIPALQELYQHTILTVNRKDYTDEEVADWASCGDDTSHWGELFEEQHYVVAENEEGVIIGFGSVNDDGYMHTLFVHKDFQHQGVATSLYKYLEAYARERGAKKLTSEVSITAKPFFEKQGFQVDKEQKRKANQMRLTNYKMSKKLSFY comes from the coding sequence ATGAATAGAATCCGCCAGGTAAACCTGTCTGATATTCCAGCATTGCAAGAGCTATATCAGCATACAATTCTGACTGTGAACCGAAAAGATTATACAGACGAAGAAGTAGCAGATTGGGCTTCGTGCGGAGACGATACATCACATTGGGGTGAGCTTTTCGAAGAGCAACATTATGTGGTTGCAGAAAACGAAGAAGGCGTGATTATAGGCTTTGGCTCTGTCAACGATGACGGATATATGCACACACTGTTTGTTCATAAGGATTTTCAGCATCAAGGCGTTGCGACATCTTTGTATAAATATCTCGAAGCATACGCACGAGAAAGAGGTGCGAAAAAATTAACATCGGAGGTTAGCATCACGGCAAAACCATTTTTCGAGAAACAAGGTTTTCAAGTCGATAAAGAACAAAAGCGGAAAGCTAATCAAATGCGTCTGACCAATTATAAGATGAGTAAAAAGCTCTCCTTTTATTAA
- a CDS encoding acyltransferase family protein: protein MSNISSSAFADTKAHYDLLDGLRGVAALMVIWYHVFEGYAFASGGNIETLNHGYLAVDFFFILSGFVIGYAYDDRWGKSLTMKDFFKRRLIRLHPMVVMGAVLGVVAFCLQGSVQWDGTHVAISMIMLSLLCTIFFIPAMPGVGYEVRGNGEMFPLNGPCWSLFFEYIGNILYALFIRRLSNKALTVFVVLLGAALASFAVFNVSTYGNIGVGWTLDGVNFLGGSLRMLFPFSLGMLMSRNFKPMKVKGAFWICTITLISLFSVPYLEGMEPLCMNGVYEAFCVIVAFPIILWIGASGTTTDVQSTKICKFLGDISYPVYVIHYPLMYLFYAWLIENKLYTLGETWHVAVCVFVLSIVLAYLCLKLYDEPVRKYLAKRFLSKKR, encoded by the coding sequence ATGTCGAATATTTCTTCTTCAGCCTTTGCAGACACCAAAGCACATTATGATCTTCTTGACGGACTTCGCGGTGTAGCGGCTCTTATGGTGATATGGTATCATGTATTCGAGGGCTACGCTTTTGCCAGTGGTGGCAATATTGAGACTCTCAATCACGGTTATCTTGCCGTGGATTTCTTCTTTATCCTTTCGGGTTTTGTAATCGGTTACGCTTATGACGACCGTTGGGGCAAGAGTCTCACCATGAAAGATTTCTTTAAACGCCGTTTGATTCGTCTTCATCCGATGGTCGTTATGGGTGCCGTGTTGGGTGTCGTTGCGTTTTGCCTTCAGGGCAGTGTACAATGGGACGGAACACACGTAGCCATCTCCATGATAATGCTGTCTCTTCTTTGCACGATATTCTTCATTCCTGCCATGCCGGGTGTAGGATACGAGGTTCGTGGTAACGGTGAGATGTTTCCGTTGAACGGTCCTTGCTGGTCGTTGTTTTTCGAGTATATCGGTAATATCCTGTATGCGCTGTTCATCCGCCGCTTGTCCAATAAGGCGCTGACGGTGTTTGTGGTGTTGCTGGGCGCAGCGTTGGCGTCGTTCGCTGTCTTCAATGTCTCCACTTATGGAAATATAGGAGTGGGCTGGACGCTGGACGGGGTTAACTTCCTGGGCGGCTCCCTACGTATGCTTTTCCCTTTCTCGTTGGGTATGTTGATGTCGCGTAACTTCAAGCCTATGAAGGTGAAAGGTGCATTTTGGATATGTACCATTACATTGATTTCCCTGTTCTCTGTTCCTTATCTCGAAGGAATGGAGCCGCTTTGCATGAATGGTGTTTATGAAGCGTTTTGTGTGATTGTGGCTTTCCCTATCATTCTGTGGATAGGAGCGTCGGGCACTACTACGGACGTGCAATCGACAAAGATATGCAAATTTCTGGGAGATATATCCTATCCGGTTTATGTGATCCATTATCCGTTGATGTACCTGTTTTATGCATGGCTGATTGAGAATAAGCTCTATACGTTGGGAGAGACTTGGCATGTAGCCGTGTGCGTCTTTGTCTTAAGTATCGTGCTTGCTTATCTGTGTCTGAAACTGTATGATGAACCGGTCCGTAAATATTTGGCTAAACGTTTCTTGAGTAAGAAACGGTAG